One genomic segment of Nocardioides cavernaquae includes these proteins:
- a CDS encoding ATP-binding cassette domain-containing protein, with amino-acid sequence MTLLQYAATRERLRVSTDGQSREFDEHEVRLGPLALQRTASGWSVRDVGETPMLYLDGCRVVQLPLFRGRPIAVHVGAPDGQLVELEVLEPMASVTETVFRSEDFVDEWIEPEPERASAYVPPAAYVAPARVFETYVPPQPEAVAELELELELEPEPLAHLEPAQEMSASDSVLVQISAPAAPEICTNTQAGRDAPSVGEKGNNTESAADTPAPAPTRPPTPARTPGPTAVPAVRRTSVPAVVTPEPGALIVDRVSVTTGNGHRLLDNISFALAPGSLTAVIGPSGSGKSTLLRALTGEAPATTGRVVWDGHDLDSERDRVRFRIGVVPQDDLLHRQLTVEQGLRYAAALRLPPDTTHSEREARVDEVLDQLGLTSQRRQRIGSQLSGGQRKRVSIATELITAPSLLFLDEPTSGLDPGFDRSVMEQLRGLSREERIVVVVTHSVLGLEACDNVVVLARGGSVCYVGPPEGVLDHFGCAAYPELFDLLESGTVPPRPSTASVPRPSLRPPGTLSVPPRQSPPMQLATLVRRCLAVTLADRLTLAMLVLMPLLLAALSRVVPGEGGLSLVAARAAGATRMNLGQEAGQRLTLLLVAATLMGAAMAIRELVKERAVVRREYAVGLSPGAYVLAKALVLGALCFGQGLLVTWLALAGLPGLDADGVRGHGLWEIALVTGLLTVASAFLGLLASALVQSVEQAMPALVALVMGQLVLSSALVQVAGRPVLEQIAWLAPARWAHAANAVSVHLERAKNGVPGAVPDPLAAYTTGQWDRDLMVLVAIATVLLLLTLRAVRRSLRA; translated from the coding sequence ATGACACTGCTCCAGTACGCCGCCACCAGGGAGCGCCTGCGCGTCTCGACGGACGGTCAGTCTCGGGAGTTCGACGAGCACGAGGTGCGCCTGGGCCCCCTCGCGCTCCAGCGCACGGCGAGCGGCTGGTCCGTGCGCGACGTCGGCGAGACGCCGATGCTCTACCTCGACGGTTGCCGGGTCGTGCAGCTGCCGCTCTTCCGCGGACGCCCGATCGCCGTCCATGTCGGCGCGCCCGATGGCCAGCTCGTCGAGCTCGAGGTGCTCGAGCCGATGGCTTCCGTGACCGAGACGGTCTTCCGGTCCGAGGACTTCGTCGACGAGTGGATCGAGCCGGAGCCCGAGCGGGCCAGTGCCTACGTGCCACCCGCCGCCTATGTAGCGCCGGCGCGGGTTTTCGAGACCTACGTCCCGCCGCAGCCCGAGGCTGTCGCGGAGCTTGAGCTTGAGCTTGAGCTTGAACCGGAGCCGCTCGCCCACCTCGAGCCGGCTCAGGAGATGTCTGCCTCCGACTCCGTGCTGGTACAGATTTCCGCCCCCGCTGCCCCCGAAATCTGTACCAACACCCAGGCGGGGAGGGACGCCCCCTCCGTCGGCGAAAAGGGCAACAACACGGAGTCGGCAGCGGATACCCCTGCGCCGGCACCGACACGGCCACCGACCCCGGCGCGGACGCCAGGACCGACCGCCGTCCCGGCCGTGCGGCGTACGTCGGTTCCCGCCGTCGTCACGCCCGAGCCCGGCGCGCTGATCGTCGACCGCGTCTCGGTCACCACCGGCAACGGCCACCGCCTGCTCGACAACATCAGCTTCGCCCTCGCCCCGGGCAGCCTCACCGCCGTGATCGGCCCGTCCGGTTCCGGCAAGTCGACCCTGCTTCGCGCACTCACCGGTGAGGCCCCGGCCACCACCGGCCGCGTCGTCTGGGACGGCCACGACCTCGACAGTGAGCGCGACCGGGTCCGGTTCCGCATCGGCGTGGTCCCGCAGGACGACCTGCTGCACCGACAGCTGACCGTCGAGCAAGGCCTCAGGTACGCCGCAGCCCTGCGCCTGCCGCCCGACACCACGCACTCCGAGCGCGAGGCGCGCGTCGACGAGGTCCTCGACCAGCTCGGCCTCACCTCGCAGCGCCGCCAGCGCATCGGCAGCCAGCTCTCCGGCGGACAGCGCAAGCGGGTCTCGATCGCCACCGAACTGATCACCGCGCCGTCGCTGCTCTTCCTCGACGAGCCCACCTCCGGGCTCGACCCCGGCTTCGACCGCAGCGTGATGGAGCAGCTGCGCGGGCTCTCCCGCGAGGAGCGGATCGTCGTCGTGGTCACCCACTCCGTCCTCGGCCTCGAGGCGTGCGACAACGTCGTCGTCCTCGCCCGTGGCGGTTCCGTTTGCTACGTCGGTCCGCCCGAGGGCGTGCTCGACCACTTCGGCTGCGCGGCGTACCCGGAGCTCTTCGATCTCCTCGAGTCGGGCACGGTGCCGCCGCGCCCCTCGACGGCGAGCGTTCCGCGCCCCTCCCTGCGCCCACCCGGCACGCTGTCGGTGCCGCCCCGGCAGAGCCCGCCGATGCAGCTCGCCACGCTGGTACGACGCTGCCTGGCGGTCACCCTGGCCGACCGGCTCACGCTCGCCATGCTCGTCCTCATGCCACTGCTCCTGGCTGCCCTCAGCCGGGTCGTTCCGGGGGAGGGCGGGCTGTCGCTGGTCGCGGCGCGCGCCGCCGGGGCCACGCGGATGAATCTCGGCCAGGAAGCCGGCCAACGGCTCACCCTGTTGCTCGTCGCAGCGACCCTGATGGGCGCGGCGATGGCGATCCGGGAGCTGGTGAAGGAGCGGGCCGTCGTCCGTCGGGAGTACGCCGTCGGACTCTCTCCGGGCGCCTACGTGCTGGCGAAGGCACTGGTGCTGGGTGCGCTCTGCTTCGGCCAGGGACTGCTGGTCACCTGGCTGGCGCTGGCCGGGCTTCCGGGACTGGACGCCGATGGCGTTCGCGGGCACGGGCTGTGGGAGATCGCGTTGGTGACGGGGCTGCTGACCGTGGCATCAGCGTTCCTGGGCCTGCTCGCCTCAGCGCTGGTTCAGTCGGTCGAGCAGGCGATGCCCGCCCTGGTCGCCCTGGTGATGGGCCAGCTCGTGCTCTCCAGTGCCCTCGTCCAGGTGGCCGGTCGGCCGGTCCTGGAGCAGATCGCGTGGCTGGCTCCGGCACGCTGGGCACACGCCGCCAACGCGGTCAGCGTGCACCTCGAGCGCGCGAAGAACGGCGTGCCGGGTGCAGTGCCCGACCCCCTCGCGGCATACACGACAGGACAGTGGGACCGCGACCTGATGGTGCTGGTCGCGATCGCCACTGTCCTGCTGCTGCTCACGCTCCGTGCGGTGCGCCGCAGTCTTCGCGCCTGA
- a CDS encoding MFS transporter: MAPVLRSRNAVMLSFFLNGFCFASWVSRIPEVRGGLGLTNGQLGLLLLAMAIGSVLTLPTTGALINRWGAAAVVRCGVTAGLAGLVVATFGISALANVPLAAAGLFAYGLGIGSWDVAMNVEGAAVEHGLGRTIMPRFHAGFSLGTVVGAGVGALVTWAGLQMEWHLAGVALLTFAVIQATTAGFLPHTAEASATGSTQSALAAWREPRTLLIGLMVFALAVTEGTANDWLAIALIDGYDVPHWVGVAGFGLFVTAMTTGRVVGPTLLDRHGRTPVLLATMAAAGVGVLLIGFGGHPVVVALGIVLWGVGASLGFPVGMSAAADDPAHAAARVSVVSTIAYVAFLAGPPLLGFLADEVGTLHALLAVAVLLIPSALLAPAARQTDKRTAAL; the protein is encoded by the coding sequence ATGGCCCCCGTTCTCCGCTCCCGCAACGCGGTGATGCTCTCCTTCTTCCTCAACGGTTTCTGCTTCGCCTCGTGGGTGTCGCGCATACCGGAGGTGCGCGGAGGCCTCGGGCTCACCAACGGCCAGCTCGGCCTGCTGCTCCTGGCGATGGCGATCGGTTCGGTCCTGACACTGCCCACGACCGGCGCCCTGATCAACCGGTGGGGCGCCGCAGCGGTGGTCCGTTGCGGAGTGACCGCCGGTCTCGCGGGCCTGGTCGTCGCCACCTTCGGCATCAGCGCTCTCGCGAACGTGCCACTGGCCGCCGCCGGGCTCTTCGCCTACGGGCTCGGGATCGGCAGCTGGGACGTGGCGATGAACGTCGAGGGCGCAGCCGTGGAGCACGGGCTGGGCCGCACGATCATGCCGCGCTTCCACGCAGGCTTCAGCCTCGGAACGGTGGTCGGCGCAGGCGTGGGCGCGCTGGTCACCTGGGCTGGACTGCAGATGGAGTGGCACCTGGCCGGCGTCGCCCTGCTGACCTTCGCGGTCATCCAGGCGACGACGGCGGGCTTCCTCCCCCACACGGCAGAGGCTTCCGCGACCGGATCGACGCAGAGCGCACTGGCCGCCTGGCGCGAGCCGCGGACCCTGCTGATCGGACTGATGGTCTTCGCACTCGCAGTCACCGAGGGAACCGCGAACGACTGGCTGGCCATCGCCCTGATCGACGGGTACGACGTGCCGCACTGGGTCGGCGTGGCCGGATTCGGCCTCTTCGTGACGGCCATGACGACCGGCCGCGTCGTCGGCCCGACACTCCTCGACCGCCACGGCCGCACACCGGTCCTGCTGGCGACGATGGCCGCAGCAGGGGTCGGCGTACTCCTCATCGGGTTCGGTGGCCACCCGGTTGTCGTCGCCCTCGGCATCGTGCTCTGGGGCGTCGGAGCGTCCCTCGGCTTCCCCGTCGGCATGAGCGCAGCGGCCGACGACCCGGCGCACGCCGCCGCACGCGTCAGCGTCGTGTCGACGATTGCGTACGTCGCGTTCCTGGCCGGCCCTCCCCTGCTCGGCTTCCTCGCCGACGAGGTCGGCACCCTGCACGCGCTGCTCGCGGTCGCCGTCCTGCTGATCCCCAGCGCACTGCTGGCGCCTGCCGCACGCCAGACCGACAAGCGCACCGCAGCCCTGTGA
- a CDS encoding metallophosphoesterase family protein, with the protein MPSSYAISDIHGHLDDLRTALQRAGLIDADGTWSGGTSRLLVLGDLLDRGPDGVGVVHFVRMLQEQAPDQVQVLLGNHEILTLAVWLFGEDDFTMAWRRNGGVATDQSGLTAEDIAWMRSLPAMTRVGDDLLMHSDSTAYVEWGRTVDEVNQTVHRLLHSEDSDTFREAWRALTQRRRFVGPGGAERAQAMLARFGGSRLVHGHSIVATLRGPTPGHGALSYAGGLALAIDGGRYDGGPLLLVELSQTD; encoded by the coding sequence GTGCCCTCCTCCTACGCGATCAGTGATATCCACGGGCACCTCGACGACCTTCGGACCGCTCTTCAGCGTGCGGGCCTGATCGATGCCGACGGCACCTGGAGCGGCGGCACGAGCCGCCTCCTCGTCCTCGGCGACCTGCTCGACCGCGGCCCCGACGGCGTCGGAGTGGTGCACTTCGTCCGCATGCTCCAGGAGCAGGCGCCCGACCAGGTCCAGGTCCTGCTCGGCAACCACGAGATCCTCACCCTCGCGGTCTGGCTGTTCGGCGAGGACGACTTCACGATGGCGTGGCGACGCAACGGTGGCGTCGCCACCGACCAGAGCGGTCTGACCGCCGAGGACATCGCCTGGATGCGCTCACTCCCGGCGATGACCCGCGTCGGCGACGACCTGCTCATGCACAGCGACTCCACGGCGTACGTCGAGTGGGGACGCACGGTCGACGAGGTCAACCAGACCGTTCACCGGCTCCTGCACAGCGAGGACTCCGACACCTTCCGCGAGGCCTGGCGCGCGCTGACCCAGCGGCGCCGCTTCGTCGGGCCGGGTGGCGCGGAGCGTGCGCAGGCGATGCTGGCGCGTTTCGGCGGATCCCGCCTCGTGCACGGACACAGCATCGTCGCGACCCTGCGCGGGCCGACGCCCGGACACGGTGCGCTCTCCTACGCCGGCGGGCTGGCGCTCGCGATCGACGGCGGCCGCTACGACGGCGGTCCGCTGCTGCTGGTGGAGCTCAGTCAGACCGACTGA
- a CDS encoding CPBP family intramembrane glutamic endopeptidase, which produces MQGDLAYHQLQRSGPRGWWRPLLGTLALVATMVGGGLVLLVAALLQGAFTGASADELTDLATLSDPGPVMFAALLLSLGLLVPVAFVVSWSLHGITPGWLTSVAGRVRWRYLFDCLGLAVVALIAMIAVSAVLPTGTREEITAQPHPFDARLAYLLLLALLLTPLQAAGEEYVFRGYLMQVFGGFLPTALAVLVPAILFAVAHGAQSLPVFIDRLAFGLVAGVLVLLTGGLEAGLAMHIVNNWVAFGLAVVLGNLGDSLHPSGGTWWSLPGTVVQSLTYFALAVWLARKQGLATRTALPGQSV; this is translated from the coding sequence ATGCAAGGCGATCTGGCCTACCACCAGCTGCAGCGGAGCGGTCCGCGCGGCTGGTGGCGCCCGCTGCTGGGCACCCTGGCCCTGGTGGCGACCATGGTCGGCGGCGGGCTCGTTCTCCTGGTTGCCGCGCTGCTCCAGGGCGCCTTCACCGGTGCCTCTGCTGACGAACTGACAGACCTTGCGACGCTGAGTGACCCGGGACCGGTCATGTTCGCCGCACTGCTGCTCTCGCTCGGACTCCTGGTGCCGGTCGCCTTCGTCGTCTCCTGGAGCCTGCACGGGATCACGCCGGGCTGGCTCACCTCCGTCGCAGGACGTGTGCGGTGGCGCTACCTTTTCGACTGCCTGGGTCTTGCCGTGGTCGCACTGATAGCGATGATCGCGGTCAGTGCCGTTCTGCCGACCGGGACCCGTGAGGAGATCACTGCGCAACCGCATCCTTTCGATGCTCGACTGGCTTACCTGCTTCTGCTGGCCCTCCTGCTCACCCCGCTGCAGGCGGCGGGTGAGGAGTACGTCTTCCGTGGGTACCTGATGCAGGTGTTCGGCGGTTTCCTCCCAACCGCACTGGCCGTGCTCGTCCCGGCGATTCTCTTCGCGGTCGCGCACGGCGCCCAGAGCCTTCCGGTCTTCATCGACCGCCTCGCGTTCGGACTCGTCGCGGGAGTCCTTGTGCTTCTGACCGGCGGACTCGAGGCAGGGTTGGCGATGCACATCGTCAACAACTGGGTCGCGTTCGGGCTGGCAGTCGTGCTCGGCAACCTCGGAGACTCGCTTCACCCGTCCGGCGGCACCTGGTGGTCGCTGCCGGGCACGGTCGTGCAGTCGCTGACCTACTTCGCCCTCGCTGTCTGGCTGGCGCGCAAGCAGGGTCTCGCCACACGCACCGCACTGCCCGGTCAGTCGGTCTGA
- the gltX gene encoding glutamate--tRNA ligase, with translation MTSPLSNVRVRMAPSPTGSPHVGLVRTALFNWAFARHHGGTFVFRIEDTDKERSTDESLDSIIDLFQWLGLDWDEGPGVGGPHAPYKQSERSDLYADALAKLRASRFAYDCFCTNDEVDARRKVSGSKVLGYDGFCRELTDDQTAAFVADGRLPVVRFRMPDGSITWHDLVRGDVTFETQFVPDYALCRTNGDPLYTLVNPVDDALMDITHVLRGEDLLSSTPRQIALHEALIELGIAKQVPEFGHLPYVMGEGNKKLSKRDPEAHALAYRDNGYIPEGLLNYLALLGWAIAADRDVFSLEEMVAAFDIKDVNANPARFDIKKCDAINTDHMKLLAEDEVGRRIRPFLVRDGIVSDPATPAQEALLTELLPLIAPRLRKLTEASGLVASFFVSDEEFAIDEAARAKVLTEGGLDVVKAAYDALAGVSTWVTADIEAALNGKLVEELGLKPRVAFGPVRVATSGAQISPPLFESLEILGRERTLARLQSALG, from the coding sequence ATGACCAGTCCGTTGAGCAACGTCCGTGTGCGCATGGCGCCCTCCCCGACCGGCTCCCCGCACGTCGGCCTGGTCCGCACCGCCCTCTTCAACTGGGCGTTCGCGCGCCACCACGGCGGCACCTTCGTGTTCCGCATCGAGGACACCGACAAGGAGCGCAGCACCGACGAGTCGCTCGACTCGATCATCGACCTCTTCCAGTGGCTCGGTCTGGACTGGGACGAGGGCCCCGGAGTGGGCGGTCCCCACGCGCCGTACAAGCAGAGCGAGCGCAGCGACCTGTACGCCGACGCGCTGGCGAAGCTGCGTGCGTCCCGCTTCGCGTACGACTGCTTCTGCACGAACGACGAGGTCGACGCGCGCCGCAAGGTCTCCGGCTCCAAGGTGCTGGGCTACGACGGATTCTGCCGCGAGCTCACCGACGACCAGACCGCGGCGTTCGTGGCTGATGGCCGGCTGCCGGTCGTGCGGTTCCGGATGCCCGACGGGTCGATCACGTGGCACGACCTGGTGCGCGGCGACGTCACCTTCGAGACGCAGTTCGTCCCCGACTACGCGCTCTGCCGCACCAACGGCGACCCGCTCTACACGCTGGTCAACCCGGTCGACGACGCGCTGATGGACATCACGCACGTACTGCGCGGCGAGGACCTCCTCTCGAGCACCCCCCGCCAGATCGCGCTGCACGAGGCGCTGATCGAGCTCGGCATCGCGAAGCAGGTCCCTGAGTTCGGGCACCTGCCCTATGTGATGGGCGAAGGCAACAAGAAGCTCTCCAAGCGCGACCCCGAGGCGCACGCGCTGGCCTACCGCGACAACGGCTACATCCCGGAGGGCCTGCTCAACTACCTCGCGCTGCTCGGCTGGGCGATCGCTGCCGACCGCGACGTCTTCTCGCTCGAGGAGATGGTCGCCGCGTTCGACATCAAGGACGTCAACGCCAACCCGGCTCGCTTCGACATCAAGAAGTGCGACGCGATCAACACCGACCACATGAAGCTCCTCGCCGAGGACGAGGTCGGTCGTCGTATCCGGCCCTTCCTGGTGCGCGACGGCATCGTCTCCGACCCCGCGACGCCCGCGCAGGAGGCGTTGCTCACCGAGCTGCTGCCCCTGATCGCGCCGCGCCTGCGCAAGCTCACCGAGGCATCCGGCCTGGTGGCGTCGTTCTTCGTCTCCGACGAGGAGTTCGCGATCGACGAGGCCGCACGCGCGAAGGTGCTGACCGAGGGCGGGCTCGACGTCGTCAAGGCGGCGTACGACGCGCTCGCCGGCGTCTCGACCTGGGTGACCGCCGACATCGAGGCCGCGCTCAACGGCAAGCTGGTCGAAGAGCTCGGCCTGAAGCCGCGCGTCGCGTTCGGCCCGGTCCGGGTGGCCACCTCGGGTGCCCAGATCTCGCCGCCGCTGTTCGAGAGCCTCGAGATCCTGGGCCGCGAACGGACCCTGGCCCGTCTGCAGTCCGCGCTCGGCTGA
- a CDS encoding fumarylacetoacetate hydrolase family protein yields the protein MRICRFTPLASRGEEIQYGVLTGEVDQFGQPAEDSVIVALAGDPLYVGIKLLEQEHRLADVKLLAPVLPRSKVIGIGKNYAAHAKEMGGGVPSEPLMFLKPNTSVIGPGDTIQLPSQSAEVDYEGELAVVIGRICRDVPVERASEVIHGYTVANDVTARDLQRKDGQFTRAKGFDTFCPLGPWIETELDPSSISVQTYRNGDLVQDGNTSDMVFDIPALIAHVSSVMTLLPGDVILTGTPEGVGPMQAGDEIEIVVAGIGSLTNKVAKNS from the coding sequence GTGCGCATCTGCAGATTCACCCCCCTGGCAAGCCGTGGCGAAGAAATCCAGTACGGAGTCCTGACCGGCGAGGTCGACCAGTTCGGCCAGCCGGCCGAGGACAGCGTGATCGTGGCGCTGGCCGGCGACCCGCTCTACGTCGGCATCAAGCTGCTGGAGCAGGAGCACCGCCTCGCCGACGTGAAGCTGCTGGCGCCCGTGCTGCCGCGCAGCAAGGTGATCGGCATCGGCAAGAACTACGCCGCGCATGCCAAGGAGATGGGCGGTGGCGTGCCGAGCGAGCCGCTGATGTTCCTCAAGCCCAACACCTCCGTGATCGGCCCCGGCGACACCATCCAGCTCCCGTCGCAGAGCGCCGAGGTCGACTACGAGGGCGAGCTCGCCGTCGTGATCGGGCGGATCTGCCGCGACGTGCCGGTCGAGCGCGCCTCTGAGGTGATCCACGGCTACACCGTCGCCAACGACGTGACCGCCCGCGACCTGCAGCGCAAGGACGGCCAGTTCACCCGGGCCAAGGGCTTCGACACGTTCTGCCCGCTCGGCCCGTGGATCGAGACCGAGCTCGACCCGTCGTCGATCAGCGTGCAGACCTACCGCAACGGGGACCTCGTGCAGGACGGCAACACCTCCGACATGGTCTTCGACATCCCGGCCCTGATCGCCCACGTCAGCAGCGTCATGACGCTCCTGCCCGGCGACGTCATCCTCACCGGCACCCCCGAGGGTGTCGGTCCCATGCAAGCCGGAGACGAGATCGAGATCGTCGTTGCCGGCATCGGATCCCTCACGAACAAGGTAGCCAAGAACTCATGA
- a CDS encoding TetR/AcrR family transcriptional regulator, with protein sequence MNESPASDRSRGSQTAGDMRRRLVDAAAALLAESGPSALTARKVAAAAGTSTMSVYSHVGSMELLVRAVVEEGFRTLEEVLVAVEPSDDPVRDVGAQTAAYLRHATTHPHLYAVMFGTLPLGPYRASDPAELRAGRRETLDRIGHNWVRAVASGRIDEARESDLAFTWWSAIHGYALLESSGHIHAEPGRVRVLERLLTALFVGLGDDPDRAGTSVREGLAAG encoded by the coding sequence ATGAACGAGTCTCCCGCATCTGACCGCTCGAGGGGAAGCCAGACCGCGGGTGACATGCGTCGCAGGCTGGTGGACGCAGCAGCCGCACTCCTCGCAGAGAGTGGCCCGTCGGCGCTCACCGCGCGCAAGGTCGCCGCCGCGGCAGGCACGTCGACGATGTCCGTCTACTCCCACGTCGGGTCGATGGAGCTGCTGGTCCGCGCCGTCGTGGAGGAGGGCTTCCGCACCCTCGAGGAAGTCCTCGTCGCCGTCGAACCGAGTGACGACCCGGTCCGGGACGTCGGCGCGCAGACCGCGGCGTACCTCCGCCATGCGACCACCCACCCGCACCTGTACGCCGTCATGTTCGGCACGCTCCCGCTCGGGCCCTACCGCGCGAGCGATCCTGCCGAGCTCAGGGCGGGTCGGCGGGAGACCCTCGACCGGATCGGCCACAACTGGGTCCGCGCTGTCGCGAGCGGGCGGATCGACGAGGCCCGCGAGTCCGACCTCGCGTTCACCTGGTGGAGCGCGATCCACGGCTACGCCCTGCTGGAGTCCTCCGGGCACATCCACGCGGAGCCCGGCCGGGTGCGCGTCCTCGAACGGCTGCTGACGGCGCTCTTCGTCGGCCTCGGCGACGATCCCGACCGCGCCGGGACCTCGGTCCGGGAGGGCTTGGCGGCCGGATAG
- a CDS encoding DUF2306 domain-containing protein codes for MQKRLATIGWFAVAATVLLYAPMAAEFMARFFGGGPQLWDHAFTAVVGSDRATGPGSIHFEQHDVYERYRWVLLTHTALAAIAISLAVFQFTARSRVRLGVHRWIGRAQVTLTLVAMGGAMTYLVVVGPHRTYDGPAFYLQLWALAIATALATALGWLAIRRGHQASHRILMAFAFALLCTAPFLRVLYMLFGLAWPDASQEVTNLAGGAVEAVWAPMAAVLASRMVPAARKREHLAPLPGRWLDRVALGLGAVGLTALVAAYVDVFDGVDRVTITAAVAIGLGILLTQLNLRAASDPVAHEEWRIHAVGMLAGIPTTLALWGSYTLVFTTEESFYGALLTGPAVPLSLGLLLIAWRRRRPARIATPVTVTA; via the coding sequence ATGCAGAAACGACTCGCCACCATCGGCTGGTTCGCGGTTGCCGCGACCGTGCTGCTCTATGCGCCGATGGCCGCAGAGTTCATGGCCCGCTTCTTCGGCGGCGGCCCGCAGCTTTGGGACCACGCCTTCACGGCCGTCGTCGGCAGCGACCGCGCCACGGGGCCGGGGTCGATCCACTTCGAGCAGCACGACGTCTACGAGCGCTATCGCTGGGTCCTGCTCACCCACACCGCACTCGCCGCGATCGCCATCAGCCTCGCGGTCTTCCAGTTCACCGCGCGGAGCCGCGTGCGACTCGGGGTGCACCGCTGGATCGGTCGCGCGCAGGTCACCCTCACGCTGGTCGCGATGGGTGGCGCCATGACCTACCTCGTGGTCGTGGGCCCGCACCGGACCTACGACGGTCCGGCGTTCTACCTGCAGCTCTGGGCGCTGGCCATCGCCACCGCACTGGCCACGGCACTCGGCTGGCTGGCGATCCGCCGAGGACATCAGGCGAGCCACAGGATCCTGATGGCGTTCGCCTTCGCGCTGCTCTGCACCGCCCCGTTCCTCCGGGTCCTCTACATGCTGTTCGGCCTGGCCTGGCCGGACGCGAGCCAGGAGGTCACGAACCTCGCAGGCGGCGCCGTCGAGGCGGTCTGGGCACCCATGGCCGCCGTCCTCGCGTCACGGATGGTCCCCGCCGCCCGCAAGCGTGAGCACCTCGCACCACTCCCCGGCAGGTGGCTCGATCGCGTCGCTCTCGGCCTCGGTGCCGTCGGGCTGACGGCCCTTGTCGCGGCGTACGTCGACGTGTTCGACGGCGTGGACCGCGTAACCATCACCGCCGCCGTTGCCATCGGCCTGGGCATCCTGCTGACGCAGCTCAACCTGCGCGCGGCGAGCGATCCCGTCGCCCACGAGGAGTGGCGCATCCACGCCGTCGGGATGCTGGCCGGCATCCCGACGACCCTTGCCCTGTGGGGCAGCTACACGCTGGTGTTCACGACGGAGGAGAGCTTCTACGGTGCGCTGCTCACGGGCCCGGCCGTGCCGCTGTCGCTCGGCCTGCTGCTGATCGCGTGGCGCCGTCGTCGCCCGGCGCGGATCGCGACACCAGTCACCGTCACTGCCTGA
- a CDS encoding 3-methyladenine DNA glycosylase, with translation MQEYEEQAAAHRARLAPYVGPHLARRDAGIKHPVHDFLFTYYAQRPTQLLRWHPGLDASDPYVAERRPVITQLHELLTATASRPGNFGCFGLHEWAMVHRADATRHPVPLRLGAAATDAVTESHRITCSHFDAFRFFTPTALGMNTLSPGSRDRAAYEQPGCLHGGMDLYKHAFRLSPMICSDLVADAFELAWDIRILDMRAAPYDMTGAVLDPSGEPWSPVRIETPDGKREYAEAQRGFAERGAPIRAALIAECERLLATADGIA, from the coding sequence GTGCAGGAGTACGAGGAGCAGGCAGCGGCGCACCGCGCCCGACTCGCGCCGTACGTCGGGCCGCACCTGGCCCGACGCGACGCGGGGATCAAGCACCCGGTGCACGACTTCCTGTTCACCTACTACGCCCAGCGTCCCACCCAGCTGCTGCGCTGGCACCCCGGCCTCGACGCCTCCGACCCGTACGTCGCGGAGCGGCGACCCGTGATCACCCAGCTGCACGAGCTGCTCACGGCAACGGCGTCCCGTCCGGGCAACTTCGGGTGCTTCGGCCTGCACGAGTGGGCGATGGTCCATCGAGCCGATGCGACCCGGCATCCGGTCCCCCTGCGACTCGGCGCCGCCGCGACCGACGCCGTCACCGAGTCGCACCGGATCACCTGCTCGCACTTCGATGCGTTCCGCTTCTTCACCCCCACCGCGCTCGGCATGAACACCCTCTCCCCCGGCAGCCGCGACCGCGCGGCGTACGAGCAGCCGGGGTGCCTGCACGGGGGCATGGACCTCTACAAGCACGCTTTCCGGCTCTCGCCGATGATCTGCTCGGACCTGGTGGCCGACGCCTTCGAGCTCGCGTGGGACATCCGGATCCTCGACATGCGCGCCGCGCCGTACGACATGACCGGGGCGGTCCTCGACCCCTCCGGCGAGCCGTGGAGCCCGGTGAGGATCGAGACCCCCGACGGCAAGCGCGAGTACGCCGAGGCGCAGCGTGGCTTCGCCGAGCGAGGTGCTCCGATCCGCGCGGCGCTGATCGCCGAGTGCGAGCGCCTGCTGGCAACGGCGGACGGGATCGCCTGA